Genomic DNA from Theobroma cacao cultivar B97-61/B2 chromosome 3, Criollo_cocoa_genome_V2, whole genome shotgun sequence:
AAAAGACATTGTcatcaaaacatatatatatatatgattataggTAATCAAAGACTATTCTTAACTGAATAAATATAATGCAACAGAAAGGGCTACATGATTAATTATAGGGTAACATACCCACACaccattaaattttaatcaaaattatacgaaaattcatttgtttttaaaataagcaCCCTGTCTCAATCGTCTAAATGagttaatattaaaaatgaaatatctaaaatgctttttttgttattttctttctctcaagTCAGCTGGCGACATCCCCTTCTATTGGCTGACCACTCATCTCCACCCTGCGCTCAACTTGAAAGCACCAGATCAGTGCTCCTTGAGGGCACCGAGGCTTCCCAAGGGAGAACCGGAGCTCCCTTGGAGAGCTATAGAGCTcccttataattataagggtctttttcattttcaaaattaagattCGTCTTATTAGGTTAAGGATAGAAATGATAAGGTCCTCTCCAAAACCGGCAGGGTTCTCAATTGaaatcttgaaatttccaagGCATTCTTTCTTAACTTGGTACTGCAATTTCCATATTGTAATTAACCTAAATAAAGAGTATAAAAGCATTTCTACCAaatacaagaagaagaagaagaagacagtACCATCTCCTCGGTTTCTCGTTGTTGCCGTATCTCATCACGTAGTTGATGTATCGTGTTCATCAGATTTGACAACATAGCGTTCAGCCTTTCAATCTCCTCTCTTAAATGCCTATTTTCGTTTCTTAGCGGCTCCAATTGCGCCTCCGCCATCTGGAGTCTCTGAAACTCCATCTTCAATTGCAAATTAAGAGTAGAAACAAACTAGTAAGCAGCAGTACTTAACTAAAACGATCATAAATCACTAGAAAATTCGTAGTATGAAATTGTGTGTACTTTATGATCTCGGCGGCGTCGCCGATCACCCTCATTCTTCGCTCTTCTTTGATCTGGGTTTAGTTCACGTCTCTTGCTCATCGTTGCTCCttgttttatttgataatCCCCTGGATTTTTCCTATGTAATAAAAAACCAAGTATGCTGCATTGGGGGAGGGGTGGTTTGTAGAAGAGAAGCGCGCGCTGTGGGTGGGGCCGATTGAGGGCGTGTGATATTGACTTATGTAAACTCTCACTAAAAGCCACGAGGGTCCTTAGTATCAACTGGACCAATGATAAGTTCTTCCACCCATTGGTTCCTGTTGCTGTCGGATTAGAGAAACATAGATACTAGATTGTCTTCAATATGTGATCTCCAACTGATTGATGCCACCCTCCAACTATCTTGTGCAAAACACATAGGAATTGGGTTACTTGTCTTTCAACACC
This window encodes:
- the LOC18606717 gene encoding uncharacterized protein LOC18606717, which encodes MSKRRELNPDQRRAKNEGDRRRRRDHKMEFQRLQMAEAQLEPLRNENRHLREEIERLNAMLSNLMNTIHQLRDEIRQQRETEEMVDSWIQSPNEDGASNEPITRGH